In one Candidatus Paceibacterota bacterium genomic region, the following are encoded:
- a CDS encoding acyloxyacyl hydrolase, with the protein MDVPSKTRWRIGVAAWVVAFLMAWGDSSYGADFRLESAGVRGGFSANESGWGFNEAQGFVSWNLPWDWDLGKEWYLQTRLDLSAGWLGDDEESAAIGTVGPSLMLGRQRLPLSLDGGISPTILTKHAFGSKDFGSYAQFTSHVGLNWDFAPHWHLSYRFEHMSNANLSEHNPGLNMHVFGLSYRF; encoded by the coding sequence ATGGATGTACCAAGCAAGACGCGTTGGCGGATTGGTGTAGCGGCATGGGTCGTCGCCTTCCTTATGGCATGGGGCGATTCAAGTTACGGAGCGGATTTTCGGTTGGAGTCTGCAGGTGTGCGGGGCGGCTTCTCCGCAAACGAGAGCGGTTGGGGTTTCAACGAAGCCCAGGGATTTGTGAGCTGGAATTTGCCGTGGGATTGGGATCTGGGCAAAGAGTGGTATTTGCAGACGCGGCTCGATCTTTCGGCTGGCTGGCTGGGTGATGATGAAGAGAGTGCCGCAATTGGAACGGTCGGACCCAGCCTGATGCTGGGGCGGCAACGCTTGCCGCTGTCGCTGGATGGCGGGATCAGTCCGACTATTCTGACCAAGCATGCATTCGGCTCGAAGGACTTCGGCTCGTATGCCCAGTTCACAAGCCACGTCGGGTTAAACTGGGATTTTGCGCCACACTGGCATCTGAGCTACCGGTTTGAGCACATGTCCAATGCCAATCTCTCCGAGCACAACCCGGGCTTAAATATGCACGTGTTCGGACTCAGCTACCGGTTCTGA
- the acnA gene encoding aconitate hydratase AcnA, whose translation MSITQNSFGTLQSFDMGNGQQGWLHALPALERAGVGAVSRLPVSIRMVLESVLRNCDGNRVTPQNVRALANWKPNAPRTEEIPFVVARIVLQDFTGVPLLVDLAAMRSAVARLGRDPRMIEPLVPVDLVVDHSVQVDVYGTPDALARNLELEFKRNRERYQFLKWGMQAFDTFKVVPPGIGIVHQVNLEYLAKGVLSGPCNIERQSAQLYYPDTLVGTDSHTTMINGLGIVGWGVGGIEAEAGMLGQPVCFLTPDVVGVHLIGELREGVTATDLALTVTEMLRKAKVVGKFVEYFGTGAAALPVVDRATIANMAPEYGATMGFFPIDEECVNYLRATGRSEEHCRAYENYYRAQGMFGMPKRGQIWYSVELELDLGTVVPSVAGPKRPQDRIELPNLKREFAAALVRPATENGFGKEPEASSGQGNGQIGHGSVVIAAITSCTNTSNPSVMLAAGLLAKKVVERGLRVSPLVKTSLAPGSRVVSDYLSQTGLQKYFDQLGFGLAGYGCTTCIGNSGPLPEPVDEAIAKHDWITASVLSGNRNFEARIHQSVKANFLMSPPLVVAFAVAGRVDIDLTREPLGIGGDGREVYLKEVWPTLQEVRDLMHAALKPEVFRRLYRDFAEQNPKWNEIPAATGKVYQWDGDSTYIQEPPFLAEFKLQPGPIRGIQAARALAIFGDSVTTDHISPAGSIKKGSPAGRYLMERGVAVEDFNSYGSRRGNDRVMTRGTFANLRLKNMMVPGTEGGVTKHQPTGDVLSIFEAAERYAEQGTPLIVLAGQEYGTGSSRDWAAKGTALLGVRAVVAQSFERIHRSNLVGMGVLPLQFKEGVNPKTLKLEGTETFAVLGLGENLEPQQQLDLRLTRENGQAETVPVTCRIETPIEVDYYRHGGILPYILRRLVGGPGQSP comes from the coding sequence ATGAGTATAACGCAGAATTCATTCGGCACGCTGCAGAGTTTCGACATGGGCAACGGACAACAGGGCTGGCTGCACGCGCTGCCGGCACTGGAGCGGGCGGGTGTCGGTGCGGTGTCCCGGCTGCCAGTGTCCATCCGGATGGTGCTGGAGTCGGTGCTGCGCAATTGCGATGGCAACAGGGTCACACCGCAGAACGTGCGAGCGCTGGCGAATTGGAAGCCTAACGCCCCGCGCACGGAGGAGATTCCCTTCGTGGTCGCCCGCATTGTGCTGCAGGATTTTACCGGTGTGCCGTTGCTGGTGGATCTGGCGGCTATGCGGTCGGCAGTGGCGCGGCTGGGTCGCGATCCCAGGATGATCGAGCCGCTTGTGCCGGTGGACCTGGTGGTGGATCACTCGGTGCAGGTGGATGTTTACGGGACGCCGGATGCCTTGGCCCGGAACCTCGAACTTGAGTTCAAACGGAACCGCGAGCGTTACCAGTTTTTGAAGTGGGGCATGCAGGCCTTCGACACGTTCAAAGTGGTGCCGCCGGGCATCGGGATCGTGCACCAGGTCAACCTGGAATACCTCGCCAAGGGTGTTCTTTCCGGTCCGTGCAACATCGAACGCCAGTCAGCCCAACTCTACTATCCTGATACGCTGGTGGGCACCGACTCCCACACTACCATGATCAATGGCCTCGGCATTGTGGGCTGGGGCGTCGGCGGAATTGAGGCCGAAGCGGGCATGCTCGGACAGCCGGTCTGTTTCCTTACGCCGGACGTGGTGGGCGTGCATTTGATAGGCGAACTGCGCGAAGGCGTGACGGCAACCGACCTGGCTTTGACCGTGACCGAAATGCTGCGGAAAGCCAAAGTCGTGGGCAAATTTGTGGAATACTTCGGAACCGGCGCGGCGGCGCTACCGGTGGTGGACCGGGCTACCATCGCGAACATGGCGCCCGAGTACGGTGCGACCATGGGGTTCTTCCCCATAGATGAGGAGTGCGTGAATTACCTGCGCGCTACCGGTCGGAGCGAAGAGCATTGCCGAGCGTATGAAAACTACTACCGCGCGCAGGGGATGTTCGGCATGCCGAAGCGGGGACAAATTTGGTATTCAGTCGAACTCGAACTGGACTTGGGGACAGTGGTGCCGAGCGTGGCGGGGCCGAAGCGCCCGCAGGACCGCATTGAGCTTCCGAATTTGAAGCGGGAGTTTGCCGCAGCGCTCGTCCGCCCGGCCACGGAGAATGGCTTCGGCAAGGAGCCTGAGGCGAGCAGCGGCCAAGGCAACGGCCAAATCGGGCACGGCAGCGTAGTGATTGCGGCGATCACGAGCTGCACGAATACCAGCAATCCCTCCGTGATGCTGGCGGCCGGACTTCTGGCCAAGAAGGTCGTGGAACGCGGCTTGCGCGTCAGCCCCTTGGTGAAAACATCACTGGCACCCGGCTCGCGAGTGGTGAGCGACTATCTCAGCCAGACCGGCCTGCAGAAGTATTTCGACCAATTGGGTTTTGGCCTCGCTGGCTACGGTTGCACGACCTGCATTGGCAATTCCGGTCCGCTGCCGGAGCCAGTAGATGAAGCCATCGCGAAACACGACTGGATTACGGCCTCCGTGTTGTCCGGCAATCGCAACTTTGAGGCGCGCATCCATCAGAGCGTCAAAGCCAATTTCCTGATGTCGCCGCCGCTGGTGGTAGCGTTCGCCGTGGCGGGCCGAGTGGATATTGACCTTACACGGGAACCACTCGGTATAGGCGGAGACGGTCGCGAGGTCTATCTGAAGGAGGTTTGGCCGACATTACAGGAGGTGCGCGACCTGATGCATGCGGCGCTCAAACCTGAAGTGTTCCGCCGGCTGTACCGGGACTTTGCCGAGCAGAACCCCAAGTGGAATGAGATTCCCGCGGCTACCGGCAAGGTGTATCAATGGGATGGCGACAGCACCTATATCCAGGAACCGCCGTTCCTGGCGGAGTTCAAGTTGCAGCCGGGGCCAATCCGAGGAATTCAAGCTGCGCGCGCGCTGGCAATATTCGGCGATAGCGTGACGACCGACCATATTTCTCCTGCCGGTAGCATCAAGAAAGGGTCCCCGGCGGGTCGCTACCTGATGGAACGTGGCGTTGCCGTGGAGGACTTCAACAGCTACGGCTCGCGGCGGGGCAATGATCGTGTGATGACCCGCGGGACGTTTGCCAACTTGCGTCTGAAGAACATGATGGTGCCGGGGACCGAAGGCGGGGTGACCAAACACCAACCAACCGGCGACGTCCTGAGCATCTTCGAAGCTGCGGAGAGGTACGCGGAGCAGGGCACCCCCCTGATCGTGCTGGCCGGACAGGAATACGGCACGGGCAGTTCGCGCGACTGGGCGGCCAAGGGAACCGCGCTGCTGGGGGTCAGAGCTGTGGTCGCGCAGAGTTTTGAGCGCATTCACCGCTCGAACCTGGTCGGCATGGGGGTGCTTCCCTTGCAGTTCAAGGAGGGTGTGAATCCTAAAACCTTAAAGCTCGAGGGCACAGAGACCTTCGCAGTGCTGGGTCTGGGGGAGAACCTCGAGCCCCAACAGCAGTTAGACTTGCGTCTGACGAGAGAGAACGGCCAGGCCGAGACAGTGCCGGTGACCTGCCGCATTGAAACGCCAATTGAAGTTGACTACTATCGGCATGGTGGGATTCTGCCCTACATCCTGCGGCGGTTGGTTGGGGGGCCGGGGCAGTCTCCCTGA
- a CDS encoding LacI family DNA-binding transcriptional regulator, whose amino-acid sequence MIRLSDIANQAGVAVITVSKALRDKPDVSAATKTRIKLLAQQMGYLPDSTAQGLRTRRTKLFGLIVSSMTNPIYSRVVLAIEEGAHALGYDVLLAHTLNIPEREEACIRRFLSRRVDGLFISPVYRIATEARIYQELLIRQVPTVLLGHTAPFCNRFVNIETDDLLASYAVTQHLLKLGHTRIAFLAGPHTTPWTRERLEGYRRALHEAGIDLDDRLVFQAGRTIEDGAKAATQMMSESADATAVQAVNDVVAVGCAEALLSHGLRIPEDISVAGFGNILLGAHFRVPLTTTRQPKFRLGRAAVNAMHEMLQGRRSESKRLPAELIVRASTGTPPATPHLSQPE is encoded by the coding sequence GTGATACGGCTTAGCGACATCGCCAATCAAGCCGGCGTCGCGGTGATCACCGTGTCCAAGGCCCTGCGGGACAAGCCCGATGTTTCGGCCGCGACTAAAACTCGCATCAAATTGCTGGCCCAGCAAATGGGCTATTTGCCCGACTCGACCGCCCAGGGGCTGCGCACACGGCGAACAAAGTTGTTTGGGCTGATTGTCTCCTCAATGACTAACCCGATATATTCGCGCGTAGTGCTGGCTATCGAGGAGGGAGCCCACGCGCTGGGTTACGATGTCTTGCTCGCACACACACTGAACATCCCGGAACGTGAAGAGGCGTGCATTCGCCGATTTCTGTCCCGGCGGGTGGATGGCCTTTTCATCTCTCCAGTGTATCGGATAGCAACTGAGGCGCGGATTTATCAGGAGTTGTTGATCCGTCAGGTTCCTACCGTGTTACTTGGGCACACCGCGCCTTTCTGCAACCGGTTCGTCAACATCGAGACGGACGACCTGTTGGCCAGCTACGCCGTTACACAGCATTTGCTCAAGCTCGGACACACGCGAATCGCATTTCTCGCCGGCCCCCATACCACGCCGTGGACCCGAGAACGCCTGGAAGGTTATCGTCGTGCCTTGCACGAAGCTGGCATCGACCTGGATGATAGGCTGGTCTTTCAAGCGGGGCGCACGATCGAGGACGGCGCGAAAGCGGCCACGCAAATGATGAGTGAATCCGCCGACGCCACAGCCGTTCAGGCGGTGAACGACGTGGTTGCGGTTGGCTGTGCGGAGGCGCTGTTGAGCCACGGTCTCAGGATTCCCGAGGATATATCGGTCGCCGGCTTCGGGAATATCCTGCTGGGTGCGCATTTTCGCGTGCCATTGACAACGACGCGCCAGCCCAAGTTCCGCCTTGGCCGGGCCGCGGTGAACGCCATGCACGAAATGCTGCAAGGCCGTCGCAGCGAATCGAAGCGGCTGCCCGCCGAGCTTATCGTGCGCGCCAGTACCGGCACTCCTCCTGCTACACCTCACCTCAGCCAGCCTGAATAG
- a CDS encoding NAD(+)/NADH kinase — MKTLAEKIKRVGLIGNSEKASAGEAVRRAARLIAAAGRQVYSNAATNQFARMKAVVCADTATLTRQVDLLIVFGGDGTMLRVAHEIAGSRTPILGVNLGGLGFLTAVPSANLPEALKCIWSGKFKFEARALIHATGRCSGGRVDRTALNDIVIGRGVASRLIELDVSVDGDPLTRYRCDGLIISSPTGSTAYSLAAGGAVVFPTADVFALTPICPHTLSNRSLILPLNAAISVTAISPRPATILSADGEVIQELAAGDRIMIHRSQRTVRLMHLAGSSFCETLRCKLHWRGANL, encoded by the coding sequence TTGAAGACGTTGGCTGAAAAGATCAAACGGGTGGGACTCATAGGAAACTCTGAGAAGGCTTCTGCCGGCGAGGCGGTAAGGCGGGCGGCCCGTCTGATTGCCGCCGCCGGCCGGCAAGTGTACAGCAACGCCGCCACCAACCAATTTGCCCGCATGAAGGCTGTGGTGTGCGCCGACACCGCCACACTCACACGCCAAGTGGACCTCCTGATCGTGTTTGGTGGGGATGGGACAATGCTGCGAGTAGCCCATGAAATCGCCGGCTCGCGCACCCCCATTCTCGGTGTCAACCTGGGTGGATTGGGCTTCCTAACGGCTGTCCCCTCCGCGAACCTGCCGGAAGCACTCAAGTGCATTTGGAGCGGCAAGTTCAAGTTCGAGGCCCGCGCCCTGATCCACGCGACTGGGCGCTGCAGCGGAGGCCGAGTGGACCGAACGGCTTTGAACGACATCGTCATCGGTCGCGGTGTTGCCTCCCGCTTGATCGAACTCGATGTGAGCGTAGACGGCGATCCGTTAACGCGGTACCGGTGCGACGGGCTAATTATCAGTTCACCCACGGGTTCCACCGCATATTCGCTAGCCGCCGGCGGGGCGGTGGTGTTTCCCACGGCGGACGTTTTTGCCCTCACCCCGATTTGCCCTCACACCTTGTCGAATCGTTCGCTGATCCTGCCACTAAATGCGGCGATTTCGGTGACAGCCATCAGCCCCAGGCCGGCTACAATTCTGAGCGCGGATGGCGAGGTGATTCAGGAGCTGGCTGCCGGGGACCGGATCATGATTCACCGCAGTCAACGAACCGTGCGCCTGATGCACCTGGCGGGGAGTTCATTTTGTGAGACCTTGCGGTGCAAACTGCATTGGCGAGGAGCCAATCTGTGA